A single region of the Leptothrix cholodnii SP-6 genome encodes:
- a CDS encoding copper chaperone PCu(A)C: MRTEMNARARMIASACAMTFAVLMPNVAPAHEARAGAVTIEHPYAVPTPPGARTGGMYFRRLKNGGADLDRLTAASTPIARTIEFHRMQMDGDVMRMRAQPTIDLPPGKELEVRHGGTLHLMLLDLKQPLKDGDRFPVTLTFERGGRQEVMVWVQRPRAAATAPEHDAHKH; this comes from the coding sequence ATGCGCACTGAAATGAACGCCAGGGCCCGGATGATCGCGTCGGCATGCGCCATGACCTTCGCGGTGCTGATGCCGAACGTCGCACCGGCCCATGAGGCCAGGGCCGGCGCCGTCACCATCGAGCATCCTTATGCCGTGCCGACGCCGCCCGGGGCCAGAACCGGCGGCATGTATTTCCGACGGCTGAAGAACGGTGGCGCCGATCTCGACCGGCTGACCGCGGCGAGCACGCCGATCGCCCGCACGATCGAGTTCCACCGCATGCAGATGGACGGCGACGTCATGAGGATGCGTGCCCAGCCGACCATCGACCTGCCACCCGGCAAGGAACTCGAGGTGCGCCACGGCGGCACGCTGCACCTGATGCTGCTCGACCTGAAACAGCCGCTCAAGGACGGCGACCGCTTTCCGGTCACGCTCACGTTCGAGCGGGGTGGCAGGCAGGAGGTGATGGTCTGGGTGCAGCGCCCACGTGCAGCCGCCACGGCCCCCGAACATGACGCACACAAACACTGA
- a CDS encoding SCO family protein — translation MLHRRRFQLSLLAAGVLALAGCKDAPPPFKNLDITGSDYARSFDLQAPDGRNRSLADFKGRLVMVFFGFTQCPDVCPTALSRAVAVRQMLGADAERLQVIFITVDPERDTAELLSQYMAAFDPSFLALRGDLVRTTEVAREFKVFFNKVPTGSSYTMDHTALSYVFDTQGRLRLAVRHSQGAEDVAHDLKLLLHEST, via the coding sequence ATGCTGCATCGACGTCGTTTTCAACTGAGCCTGCTGGCTGCCGGCGTGCTGGCGCTGGCCGGCTGCAAGGACGCCCCGCCGCCGTTCAAGAACCTGGACATCACCGGCTCCGACTACGCCCGCAGCTTCGACCTGCAGGCGCCCGATGGCAGGAACCGCTCGCTGGCCGATTTCAAGGGCCGGCTGGTGATGGTGTTCTTCGGCTTCACGCAATGCCCGGACGTCTGTCCGACCGCACTCAGCCGCGCCGTTGCGGTGCGGCAGATGCTGGGTGCGGACGCCGAGCGCCTGCAGGTGATCTTCATCACCGTCGACCCCGAGCGCGACACCGCCGAACTGCTGTCGCAGTACATGGCCGCGTTCGACCCGAGCTTCCTGGCCCTGCGCGGCGACCTGGTGCGCACGACCGAGGTGGCGCGCGAGTTCAAGGTGTTCTTCAACAAGGTGCCCACCGGTTCCTCGTACACCATGGACCACACCGCCTTGTCGTACGTGTTCGACACCCAGGGCCGCCTGCGCCTGGCGGTGCGGCATTCGCAGGGCGCCGAAGACGTGGCGCACGACCTGAAGCTGCTGCTGCACGAATCGACCTGA
- a CDS encoding DUF2946 family protein has protein sequence MTARHPRVRLLRLLLASLLFAALSPAWSQLLSMRLNGPAAGGSDYCQVAGERLPGSADSSQPDAVRHGGTHCALCGKLFDALPPASGQNHAPATWARVDRQPDGVDARDRTPPAWVRLPARAPPSA, from the coding sequence ATGACCGCCCGACACCCTCGCGTCCGACTGCTACGGCTGCTGCTGGCGAGCCTGCTGTTCGCTGCGCTGTCGCCGGCCTGGTCGCAGCTGCTGTCGATGCGCCTGAACGGCCCTGCAGCGGGCGGGAGCGACTACTGCCAGGTGGCGGGCGAGCGCCTGCCGGGATCGGCCGACTCGTCGCAGCCGGACGCCGTCCGGCACGGCGGCACCCATTGCGCGCTGTGCGGCAAGCTGTTCGATGCGCTGCCGCCTGCGTCGGGGCAGAACCACGCGCCGGCCACGTGGGCGCGGGTCGATCGCCAGCCTGACGGCGTCGATGCGCGCGACCGCACCCCGCCGGCCTGGGTTCGACTGCCCGCGCGGGCCCCTCCTTCGGCCTGA
- a CDS encoding ChaN family lipoprotein: protein MYHAKFSIPARLLRSAIGAFGLCAASMLAGCENLPSLLPPPAGSAEVLLMGEQHDQPDHQRQIAAEVQRLIAQGRLAALVLEMVDSDRDSTALYRASPEEQVRETLGWDDRGWPWAAYGPAVMIAVRAGIPVLGGNLPRKQMAAVMADSRIDTQLTEPVRALISQAVHDGHCGMLKADQLPAMVRVQMTRDQRMAETLLRARLKAGAGQVVMLHAGEQHVARDRGVPLHLDRLGVPTGQMRVVAFGDGELPVDERRPAERVDSIDHCAEFRAQMERRKAAPAAAQAASQAG, encoded by the coding sequence ATGTACCACGCCAAGTTCAGCATTCCCGCACGCCTGCTGCGGTCGGCCATCGGCGCGTTCGGCCTGTGTGCCGCGTCGATGCTGGCCGGCTGCGAGAACCTGCCGTCGCTCCTGCCGCCACCCGCCGGCTCGGCCGAGGTGCTGCTGATGGGCGAGCAGCACGACCAGCCCGATCACCAGCGCCAGATCGCCGCCGAGGTGCAGCGCCTGATCGCGCAGGGTCGCCTGGCGGCGCTGGTGCTGGAGATGGTCGACAGCGACCGCGACAGCACCGCGCTGTACCGCGCCAGCCCCGAGGAACAGGTGCGCGAGACACTCGGCTGGGACGACCGTGGCTGGCCCTGGGCGGCCTACGGCCCGGCCGTGATGATCGCCGTGCGGGCCGGCATTCCGGTGCTGGGTGGCAATCTTCCGCGCAAGCAGATGGCCGCGGTGATGGCCGACAGCCGCATCGACACGCAGTTGACCGAGCCGGTGCGTGCGCTGATTTCGCAGGCGGTGCATGACGGCCACTGCGGCATGCTCAAGGCCGATCAGCTGCCGGCGATGGTGCGTGTCCAGATGACCCGCGACCAGCGCATGGCCGAGACGCTGCTGCGCGCCCGGCTCAAGGCCGGCGCCGGACAGGTGGTGATGCTGCACGCCGGCGAACAGCACGTGGCGCGTGACCGCGGCGTGCCGCTGCACCTCGACCGGCTCGGCGTGCCGACGGGCCAGATGCGCGTGGTGGCGTTCGGCGACGGTGAACTGCCGGTCGACGAGCGCCGGCCGGCCGAGCGGGTCGACAGCATCGACCACTGCGCCGAATTCCGCGCGCAGATGGAGCGCAGGAAAGCCGCGCCGGCTGCGGCTCAGGCGGCCTCTCAGGCCGGCTGA
- a CDS encoding Crp/Fnr family transcriptional regulator: MILMDMPRSSLRAHLNDRHQPDFPSPPRPMRRDYERGEQVLRAGGSAVPCVLISGALRIDRPGSGPENLQLAWPGDLVGLEALHGWSPTCDVRALVDSEIAPLRRMSDTEWRDVLLNALLRRQSQGASLGKVRAGSASERVRRLLLMLAGVDEGATASRAGDTQEPIVCELPSLADMSAVTMTASETVSRVVSSLRRSGLLADHGHRRVRLASGLLLEGGELPVGMTRSRIRD, from the coding sequence ATGATTCTCATGGACATGCCGCGCAGTTCCCTGCGCGCTCACCTCAACGACCGCCACCAGCCGGACTTCCCGTCACCCCCGCGCCCGATGCGCCGAGACTATGAACGTGGCGAACAGGTCCTGCGCGCCGGCGGCAGCGCGGTGCCTTGCGTGCTGATCAGCGGCGCGCTGCGCATCGATCGACCCGGCTCAGGACCCGAAAACCTTCAGCTCGCCTGGCCGGGCGATCTGGTCGGACTCGAGGCCCTGCACGGCTGGTCGCCGACCTGCGATGTGCGGGCACTCGTCGACAGCGAAATCGCGCCGCTGCGCCGCATGTCGGACACCGAGTGGCGCGACGTGCTGCTCAACGCGCTGCTGCGTCGCCAGTCGCAGGGCGCCAGTCTCGGCAAGGTGCGGGCCGGCAGTGCCAGCGAGCGGGTGCGACGGCTGCTGCTGATGCTGGCCGGCGTCGACGAGGGCGCCACGGCGAGCCGGGCCGGCGACACGCAAGAACCGATCGTCTGCGAACTGCCGTCGCTGGCCGACATGTCGGCCGTCACGATGACCGCCTCGGAGACCGTTTCGCGTGTGGTGTCGAGCCTGCGACGCAGCGGCCTGCTCGCCGATCACGGCCATCGCCGCGTGCGCCTGGCCAGCGGCCTGCTGCTCGAAGGCGGCGAGCTGCCCGTGGGCATGACGCGCAGCCGCATCCGCGACTGA
- a CDS encoding DUF2946 family protein: protein MDVLPEWPMTGQMANSPTIAAMQGLRAQHRWISWMGVMLVLMSLLAPTVSHAVRDARGVASAASILSAWCSPSTLSQDQGAQSASAADSTDRHDALAGEPACGYCLSAALNTGVAAAQTRAVKPPLQPVARTHRSEARPLGTELPTRHRSRAPPLSS from the coding sequence ATGGACGTCCTGCCTGAATGGCCGATGACGGGGCAGATGGCAAATTCCCCGACAATCGCCGCCATGCAAGGCCTGCGCGCGCAACACCGATGGATCAGCTGGATGGGCGTCATGCTCGTCCTGATGAGCCTGCTCGCGCCTACCGTGAGCCATGCGGTCCGCGACGCGCGGGGCGTTGCATCGGCGGCCTCGATCCTGAGCGCCTGGTGCAGTCCGTCGACACTGTCGCAGGATCAGGGCGCCCAATCCGCGTCGGCCGCCGATTCGACCGATCGGCACGATGCACTCGCCGGTGAACCCGCTTGCGGTTATTGCCTCTCGGCCGCACTGAACACCGGTGTCGCGGCCGCGCAGACACGAGCGGTCAAGCCGCCGCTTCAGCCGGTCGCCCGGACGCATCGTTCCGAGGCCCGGCCGCTGGGCACCGAGCTGCCGACGCGGCACCGCTCGCGAGCCCCGCCGCTGTCGTCCTGA
- a CDS encoding NAD-dependent succinate-semialdehyde dehydrogenase, with amino-acid sequence MDMTTNPLALLNDPGLLKTDALIDGEWIAGTSRFDVADPATGARLADVALLGASETAAAIAAANAAWPAWRAKTAKERAGILMKWYQLLIQHADDLARIMTAEQGKPLAEARGEVVYGASFIEWFAEEAKRVYGETIPSTDANKRFIVLKQPIGVCAAITPWNFPIAMITRKVAPALAAGCPVIIKPAEQTPLSALACAELAQRAGMPPGVLNILTGDAESSIEIGGVLCASDVVRHLSFTGSTEVGRILMRQCAPTIKKLSLELGGNAPFIVFDDADIDSAVEGAMVSKYRNAGQTCVCANRLYVQDSVYDAFVEKLAAKAAAIKVGNGFEAGVNQGPMIDAQALAKVESHVADAVAKGARVVVGGSRGAGALGQRFYTPTVLSDVTAEMLCAREETFGPVAPVMRFKTEAEAIALANATEFGLAAYFYSRDIGRIFRVGEAIEAGMVGVNTGLISVAEVPFGGVKQSGLGREGSRHGIEDYVEMKYLCLGDILR; translated from the coding sequence ATGGACATGACCACCAACCCGCTGGCACTGCTGAACGACCCCGGCCTGCTCAAGACCGACGCGCTGATCGACGGCGAGTGGATCGCCGGCACCAGCCGCTTCGACGTCGCCGACCCCGCCACCGGCGCCAGGCTGGCGGACGTGGCGCTGCTGGGCGCGAGCGAAACCGCAGCCGCGATCGCCGCCGCCAACGCCGCCTGGCCGGCCTGGCGCGCCAAGACCGCCAAGGAGCGCGCCGGCATCCTGATGAAGTGGTACCAGCTGCTGATCCAGCACGCCGACGACCTGGCCCGCATCATGACCGCCGAGCAGGGCAAGCCGCTGGCCGAGGCGCGCGGCGAGGTGGTCTACGGCGCCAGCTTCATCGAGTGGTTTGCCGAAGAAGCCAAGCGCGTTTACGGCGAGACGATTCCGAGCACCGACGCCAACAAGCGCTTCATCGTGCTCAAGCAGCCGATCGGCGTCTGCGCGGCGATCACGCCGTGGAATTTCCCGATCGCGATGATCACGCGCAAGGTCGCGCCGGCGCTGGCCGCGGGCTGCCCGGTGATCATCAAGCCGGCCGAGCAGACGCCGCTGTCGGCGCTGGCCTGCGCCGAGCTGGCCCAGCGCGCCGGCATGCCGCCGGGCGTGCTCAACATCCTGACCGGTGATGCCGAGAGCTCGATCGAGATTGGCGGCGTGCTGTGTGCCTCCGACGTGGTGCGCCACCTGAGCTTCACCGGCTCGACCGAAGTGGGCCGCATCCTGATGCGCCAGTGCGCGCCGACGATCAAGAAGCTTAGCCTCGAACTCGGCGGCAACGCACCCTTCATCGTCTTCGACGACGCCGACATCGACAGCGCGGTCGAGGGCGCGATGGTCAGCAAGTACCGCAACGCCGGCCAGACCTGCGTCTGCGCCAACCGGCTGTACGTGCAGGACAGCGTCTACGACGCGTTCGTCGAGAAGCTCGCCGCCAAGGCCGCGGCGATCAAGGTCGGCAACGGTTTCGAGGCCGGTGTCAACCAGGGGCCGATGATCGACGCCCAGGCGCTGGCCAAGGTCGAATCCCACGTGGCCGATGCCGTCGCCAAGGGTGCCCGGGTGGTGGTGGGTGGCAGCCGAGGTGCTGGCGCGCTGGGCCAGCGTTTCTACACGCCGACGGTGCTGTCGGACGTGACCGCCGAGATGCTCTGCGCGCGCGAGGAAACCTTCGGCCCGGTGGCGCCGGTGATGCGTTTCAAGACCGAGGCCGAGGCGATCGCGCTGGCCAATGCCACCGAGTTCGGTCTGGCGGCTTATTTCTACAGCCGCGACATCGGCCGCATCTTCCGCGTCGGCGAGGCGATCGAGGCCGGCATGGTGGGCGTCAACACCGGGCTGATCTCGGTGGCCGAAGTGCCGTTCGGCGGCGTCAAGCAGTCGGGGCTCGGCCGCGAGGGCTCGCGGCACGGCATCGAGGATTACGTCGAGATGAAGTACCTGTGCCTGGGCGACATCCTGCGCTGA
- the alaS gene encoding alanine--tRNA ligase — MKASEIRSTFLKFFESKGHQIVGSSPVVPGDDPTLLFTNAGMNQFKDVFLGFDKRPYSRATTSQKCIRAGGKHNDLDNVGYTARHHTFFEMLGNFSFGDYFKHDAISYAWELLTEHFKLPKDKLWVTVYSEDDEAYEIWNKVVGVPAERIVRIGDNKGARYMSDNFWMMGDTGPCGPCTEIFFDHGEGIPGGPPGSPDEDGDRYIEIWNNVFMQFNRTEDGVMHKLPKPSVDTGMGLERITAVLQHVHSNYEIDLFVALLAAAKAAVESAGGKDVDPESPSLKVIADHIRACSFTIVDGVIPGNEGRGYVLRRIARRAIRHGYKLGARTPFFHKIVAELVAQMGEAYPELRAAQARVTEVLKQEEERFFQTIQHGMEILEHALAGGTKQVDGETAFKLHDTYGFPVDLTADVCRERGVTVDQAGFDAAMEHQRSQARAAGKFKMAAGLAYSGAPTAFHGYEHLVCETSKVVAIYVDGTPVDAAQAGDDAAIVLDHTPFYAESGGQAGDSGELRNGSTRVVVADTFKIQADVFGHHGRIVEGSVKVGDSFVAKVDAELRAKTVRNHSATHLMHKALREVLGAHVQQKGSLVNAERTRFDFAHNAPVSDAQIRQVEAIVNAEILANAAASAQVMALDDAQKSGAMMLFGEKYGETVRVLSIGSSKELCGGTHVKATGDIGLFKVVAESGVAAGIRRIEAITGDNALAYLQSLESTVNGVASALKSAVPEVPARISGLQDQVRALEKELAALKGKLASSQGDSLLAQTVDINGLKVLAVVLEGADAATLRTTMDQLKNKLKTAAIVLAAVDGGKVQLAAGVTADSTAKVKAGELVNFVAQQVGGKGGGKPDMAMAGGTDPSKLAAALASVPGWVGERV, encoded by the coding sequence ATGAAAGCCTCCGAAATCCGTTCCACCTTCCTGAAGTTCTTCGAGTCCAAGGGCCACCAGATCGTGGGCTCCAGCCCCGTGGTGCCCGGCGACGACCCGACGCTGCTGTTCACCAACGCCGGCATGAACCAGTTCAAGGACGTCTTCCTGGGCTTCGACAAGCGCCCCTACAGTCGCGCCACCACCAGCCAGAAGTGCATCCGCGCCGGCGGCAAGCACAACGACCTCGACAACGTCGGCTACACCGCGCGCCACCACACGTTCTTCGAGATGCTGGGCAACTTCAGCTTCGGCGACTACTTCAAGCACGACGCCATCAGCTACGCCTGGGAGCTGCTGACCGAACACTTCAAGCTGCCGAAGGACAAGCTCTGGGTCACCGTCTACTCCGAGGACGACGAGGCCTACGAGATCTGGAACAAGGTGGTGGGCGTGCCCGCCGAGCGCATCGTGCGCATCGGCGACAACAAGGGCGCGCGCTACATGTCCGACAACTTCTGGATGATGGGCGACACCGGCCCCTGCGGTCCGTGCACCGAGATCTTCTTCGACCACGGCGAAGGCATCCCCGGCGGCCCGCCGGGCAGCCCCGATGAAGACGGCGACCGCTACATCGAGATCTGGAACAACGTCTTCATGCAGTTCAACCGCACCGAAGACGGTGTGATGCACAAGCTGCCCAAGCCGAGCGTGGACACCGGCATGGGCCTGGAGCGCATCACCGCGGTGCTGCAGCATGTGCACAGCAACTACGAGATCGACCTGTTCGTCGCGCTGCTGGCCGCGGCCAAGGCGGCCGTCGAGAGCGCCGGCGGCAAGGACGTCGACCCCGAATCCCCGAGCCTGAAGGTCATCGCCGACCACATCCGCGCCTGCTCGTTCACCATCGTCGACGGCGTGATCCCCGGCAACGAAGGCCGCGGCTACGTGCTGCGCCGCATCGCCCGCCGCGCCATCCGCCACGGCTACAAGCTGGGTGCGCGCACGCCGTTCTTCCACAAGATCGTGGCCGAGCTGGTGGCGCAGATGGGCGAGGCCTATCCGGAGCTGCGTGCAGCCCAGGCGCGTGTCACCGAGGTGCTGAAGCAGGAAGAAGAGCGCTTCTTCCAGACCATCCAGCACGGCATGGAGATCCTCGAGCACGCGCTGGCCGGTGGCACGAAGCAGGTCGACGGCGAGACCGCCTTCAAGCTGCACGACACCTACGGCTTCCCGGTCGACCTGACCGCCGACGTCTGCCGCGAACGTGGCGTGACGGTCGACCAGGCCGGCTTCGACGCCGCCATGGAGCACCAGCGTTCGCAGGCGCGCGCCGCCGGCAAGTTCAAGATGGCCGCCGGCCTCGCCTACAGCGGCGCGCCGACCGCGTTCCACGGTTACGAGCACCTCGTCTGCGAGACCTCGAAGGTGGTCGCGATCTACGTCGACGGCACCCCGGTCGATGCGGCGCAAGCCGGTGACGACGCGGCCATCGTGCTCGACCACACCCCGTTCTACGCCGAGAGCGGCGGCCAGGCCGGCGACAGCGGCGAGCTGCGCAACGGCAGCACCCGCGTGGTGGTGGCCGACACGTTCAAGATCCAGGCCGACGTGTTCGGCCACCACGGCCGCATCGTCGAAGGCAGCGTCAAGGTCGGCGACAGCTTCGTCGCCAAGGTCGACGCCGAACTGCGGGCCAAGACCGTGCGCAACCACAGCGCCACCCACCTGATGCACAAGGCGCTGCGCGAGGTGCTGGGCGCGCATGTGCAGCAGAAGGGTTCGCTCGTCAACGCCGAGCGCACCCGCTTCGACTTCGCCCACAACGCGCCGGTGAGCGACGCGCAGATCCGCCAGGTCGAGGCGATCGTCAACGCCGAGATCCTGGCCAACGCCGCGGCCTCGGCGCAGGTGATGGCGCTCGACGACGCGCAGAAGAGCGGCGCGATGATGCTGTTCGGCGAGAAGTACGGTGAGACCGTGCGCGTGCTGAGCATCGGTTCGAGCAAGGAACTGTGTGGCGGCACACACGTCAAGGCCACCGGCGACATCGGCCTGTTCAAGGTGGTGGCCGAGAGCGGCGTGGCCGCCGGCATCCGCCGCATCGAGGCGATCACAGGCGACAACGCGCTCGCCTATCTGCAGAGTCTGGAGTCGACCGTCAACGGCGTGGCCAGCGCGCTGAAGTCGGCGGTGCCGGAGGTGCCGGCGCGCATCAGCGGCCTGCAGGATCAGGTGCGTGCGCTCGAGAAGGAGCTGGCTGCGCTCAAGGGCAAGCTGGCGTCATCGCAGGGCGACAGCCTGCTGGCGCAAACGGTCGACATCAACGGCTTGAAGGTGCTGGCGGTCGTGCTCGAAGGCGCCGATGCGGCCACCTTGCGCACGACGATGGACCAGCTCAAGAACAAGCTCAAGACCGCGGCCATCGTGCTGGCGGCGGTCGACGGCGGCAAGGTTCAGTTGGCTGCGGGCGTGACGGCCGATTCGACGGCCAAGGTCAAGGCCGGCGAGCTGGTCAACTTCGTCGCCCAGCAGGTGGGTGGCAAGGGCGGCGGCAAGCCGGACATGGCGATGGCCGGCGGCACCGACCCGAGCAAGCTGGCTGCTGCGCTGGCCAGCGTGCCGGGCTGGGTCGGCGAGCGGGTCTGA
- a CDS encoding copper chaperone PCu(A)C, giving the protein MNIRTLTLLAGLAITGLAQAEVTVAEPWVRATVAQQKATGAFMTLTSTGDARLISASSPAAGVVEVHEMAMEGDVMKMRAVPAVNLPAGKAVDLKPGGYHIMLMGLKQPLKAGETVSVTLVVEGKDQKRETVEVQAPVRALGGMKMEHKMEHKH; this is encoded by the coding sequence ATGAACATCCGCACCCTCACCCTGCTCGCCGGCCTCGCGATCACCGGCCTGGCACAAGCCGAAGTCACCGTGGCCGAACCGTGGGTGCGTGCCACCGTGGCCCAGCAGAAGGCCACCGGCGCCTTCATGACGCTGACCTCGACCGGCGATGCCCGCCTGATCTCGGCCAGCTCGCCCGCTGCCGGCGTGGTCGAGGTGCACGAGATGGCGATGGAAGGCGACGTCATGAAGATGCGCGCCGTGCCGGCCGTCAACCTGCCCGCCGGCAAGGCGGTCGACCTGAAGCCGGGTGGTTATCACATCATGCTGATGGGGCTCAAGCAGCCGCTCAAGGCCGGCGAGACGGTGTCCGTCACGCTGGTCGTCGAAGGCAAGGACCAGAAGCGCGAGACCGTCGAAGTGCAGGCACCGGTGCGCGCGCTGGGCGGCATGAAGATGGAGCACAAGATGGAACACAAGCACTGA
- the gabT gene encoding 4-aminobutyrate--2-oxoglutarate transaminase — protein sequence MQREPHATNAALMARRRAALPAGLGQTYEVFVDHAENAEVWDVEGRRLIDFAGGIAVLNTGHRHPKVIAAVKAQLDRQHHTCFQVLAYESYVELAERLIARTPGDFAKKAFFLSSGAEAVENAIKIARAATRRGAVIAFGGGFHGRTMMGMALTGKVAPYKTGFGPFPAEIYHAKFPNPLHGVSTADALASVEAIFKYDVEAARVAAIILEPVQGEGGFYVAPIDFVRGLRAICDQHGTVLIVDEVQTGAGRTGTWLACEQWVAAGVGAPDIVTMAKSMAGGFPISAVIGRAELMDAPGPGGLGGTYAGSPLGCAAALAVLEVFEEENLLERSRDVGKRLTAGLQAIAARHKSIQDVRGPGAMVAIELFKDGDLHQPDADLTKRICTEAIRRGLVLLSCGVHANVIRILVPLTASDAVIDEGLAILAASFDAVA from the coding sequence ATGCAACGTGAACCCCATGCCACCAACGCCGCGCTGATGGCGCGCCGCCGTGCCGCCCTGCCCGCCGGCCTCGGCCAGACCTACGAGGTGTTCGTCGACCACGCCGAAAATGCCGAGGTCTGGGACGTCGAAGGCCGGCGCCTGATCGACTTCGCCGGTGGCATCGCGGTGCTCAACACCGGCCACCGTCACCCGAAGGTGATCGCCGCGGTCAAGGCGCAGCTGGACCGCCAGCACCACACCTGCTTCCAGGTGCTGGCCTACGAGTCGTACGTGGAACTGGCCGAACGCCTGATCGCCAGGACGCCGGGCGATTTCGCCAAGAAGGCGTTTTTCCTGAGCAGCGGCGCCGAGGCGGTCGAAAACGCCATCAAGATCGCGCGCGCTGCCACCCGCCGCGGCGCGGTCATCGCCTTCGGCGGCGGCTTCCACGGCCGCACGATGATGGGCATGGCGCTGACCGGCAAGGTGGCGCCGTACAAGACCGGCTTCGGGCCGTTTCCGGCCGAGATCTACCACGCCAAGTTCCCGAACCCGTTGCATGGCGTGAGCACGGCCGATGCGCTGGCGTCGGTGGAGGCGATCTTCAAGTACGACGTCGAGGCCGCACGGGTGGCGGCCATCATCCTGGAGCCGGTGCAGGGCGAAGGCGGCTTCTACGTCGCGCCGATCGACTTCGTGCGCGGCCTGCGTGCGATCTGCGACCAGCACGGCACCGTGCTGATCGTCGACGAGGTCCAGACCGGCGCCGGCCGCACCGGCACCTGGCTGGCCTGCGAGCAGTGGGTGGCCGCGGGCGTGGGCGCGCCCGACATCGTGACGATGGCCAAGTCGATGGCCGGCGGTTTCCCGATCTCGGCCGTGATCGGCCGCGCCGAGCTGATGGACGCGCCCGGCCCCGGCGGCCTGGGCGGCACCTATGCCGGCAGCCCTTTGGGTTGCGCCGCGGCGCTGGCAGTGCTGGAGGTGTTCGAGGAAGAAAACCTGCTGGAGCGCAGCCGCGACGTGGGCAAACGCCTGACCGCCGGCCTTCAGGCCATCGCCGCACGCCACAAGAGCATCCAGGACGTGCGCGGGCCGGGCGCGATGGTGGCGATCGAGCTGTTCAAGGATGGCGACCTTCACCAGCCGGATGCCGACCTGACCAAACGCATCTGCACCGAGGCGATCCGGCGTGGCCTGGTGCTGCTGAGCTGCGGCGTCCACGCCAACGTGATCCGCATCCTGGTGCCGCTGACGGCCAGCGATGCGGTGATCGACGAAGGCCTGGCGATCCTCGCCGCGAGCTTCGACGCGGTGGCCTGA
- a CDS encoding DUF1993 domain-containing protein, translated as MSITMSRASLPVFCTALRNLDHCLGKAAAYAQQRKFDVNVLVSMRLAPDMLPFASQIRIACDAAKLCVARLGGLDAPKFDDTESTFAELRERIARTLAWLDSVPADVLDGTEDKEITFPVGRDKTRTMKGEDYLRHWALPNVFFHVTMAYALLRHNGVDLGKIDYLLGADQPA; from the coding sequence ATGAGCATCACGATGTCCCGTGCCAGCCTGCCGGTGTTCTGCACCGCGTTGCGCAATCTCGACCACTGCCTCGGCAAGGCGGCCGCGTACGCGCAGCAGCGCAAGTTCGACGTCAACGTGCTGGTGTCGATGCGCCTGGCGCCCGACATGCTGCCGTTCGCGTCGCAGATCCGCATCGCCTGCGATGCGGCCAAGCTGTGCGTGGCCCGCCTCGGCGGGCTCGACGCGCCGAAGTTCGACGACACCGAGTCGACCTTCGCCGAACTGCGCGAGCGCATTGCCCGCACGCTGGCCTGGCTCGACAGCGTGCCGGCCGACGTGCTGGACGGCACCGAGGACAAGGAGATCACCTTCCCGGTCGGGCGTGACAAGACCCGCACGATGAAGGGCGAGGACTACCTCCGGCACTGGGCGCTGCCCAACGTGTTCTTTCACGTCACGATGGCGTACGCGCTGCTGCGCCACAACGGCGTCGATCTGGGCAAGATCGACTACCTGCTCGGCGCCGATCAGCCGGCCTGA